The DNA segment TGGCGCTCAACGCGGAGCTGGAGGGTACCAAGGCGGGCGAGGTGGGGCGGGGCTTCTCGCTGGTGGCGGCGGAGATGCGCCGGCTGGCGGAGAACGTGCTGGAGTCCACGAAGGAGATCGAGGGGCTCATCGAGGAGGTGCGGGAGGCCTCCGCCGCGGCGGTGACGGTGACGGGCGGCGGGGTGCGCGCGGTGGAGACGGGGACGGGGCTGGCGGAGCAGGTGTCGGAGTCGCTCCGGCAGATCGTCAGCCTGGCGGGGCAGACGTCGGACGCGGTGCGGATCATCTCCCGGTCCACGCAGCAGCAGCAGGCGGGCACGGATCAGCTCGCGGACACGATGGCGGACATCCTGCGCATCACCCAGCAGAGCCTCAACGCGACGAAGCAGGTGGGCGCGGCGAACGGCGATCTGCTGGGGCTGGCGCAGGACCTGCGTGGGGTGGTGGAGCGCTTCCAGATCCACCAGGCGACCCTGCGCAAGGGGGGCGGCGGGTGAACCCCAGCGAACGGCTCCTCAAGCAGTTCCGCGACCTGGTCACGGTCCGTCTGGAGCGCATCAACCGCTCCCTGATGGAGCTGGAGTCCGGGGGCAACCTGGAGGCCGGGCAGCGGGTGCTGCGCGAGCTGCACGGGCTCAAGGGCGAGGCCCGGATGATGGGCTTCAGTGAAATCAACACGCTCGCGCACGAGATGGAGGAGCTGGTCCGGTGCGCGGAGCCGCAGCGCTACCGCCTGTCGTCCGAGTCCACCGACGCGCTGCTCGCCACGGCGGACACGGTGCTGGCGCTGTCGGGCGCGCTCCAGGCGGGAGAGCCGCTGCTGGCGGTGGAGACGCTGGTGGCGACGCTGCAGCAGCAGGTCGTCGTGGAGTCCGCGCGGTCGCCGGGAACCTCCCGTCCGGACGATGGCGCCCGGGCCGCGAAGGGGGAGGGGACGCAGGGCGCGTCGCACCTGATCGTTACGGACCGCCGGGAGCCGTCAGGGGCGGTGGTGGTCCCCGCGCACTGGGGCGTGCCGGCCACGCGCACGGAAGCACCCGCGGGAGGCGCGTCTCCGGCAGCCACCGCATCTCAGTTCCTCGCGACGGCCCTCCGCGCGGAGCCGTCAGGGACTTCGGCGGGAGGCCACGGCGAGGGGGCCGCTGCCGGGGCCGCGCTCGGAAGCTCCCCCCACGCCACCGGAGCAGCATCGGGCTCGCTCGGTGCTCACCCGGGGGGCTCCGCCACGGGTGCTTCGGGAGGCTCGCTCCTCGTGGCGCCCGCTCCCGGAAGCGCGGGCTCGCACCCGGGCAGCGCCGCCGGAAGCCCGGGCGGCTCGCACCTCGTGAGCCCGGCGACGGGCACCTCTCCGAACACGCACCCCACCGCGTCCCCCAGCCCATCGCCCGGCACGCGCCTGGCCGACACCGCGCGCTCGCGCCCGCCCGCCAGCGCCACGCCGAAGGCCGGCCCCGGCACGGTGCGCACCGGCGACGTCCGCATGGACACGGCCGTGCGCATCGGCGTGGCCAGCCTGGACATGCTCACCAGCGCGGTCACCAACCTGGGCCAGGTGGCCCGCCGCCGCGAGCTGGCCACCGCGCGCCGCCTGGAGCTGGTGCGCGAGCTGAGCGAATTGGCCCGCGCCGCGGAGGACCTGGGCCCCGCGGGCGTCGCGCTCGCCGAGCGCCTGGGCCGCGCCAAGGAGGTCGCCGCCACCCTGCACCGCGAGGCCAAGCTGCTCGCCAACGCGGAGCTGCGCGACCTGAGCCAGGTGTCGGAGGAGATCCAGGGCCTGCGCATGCTGCCCCTCTCCGTCCTCTTCGAACCCTACCCCCGCATGGTCCGCGACCTCGCGCGGGAGCTGGGCAAGGAGGTGGAGCTCGTCGTGGACGGCGAGGACACCCGCGCGGACCGCTCCGTCGTGGAGGCCCTGCGCGAACCCCTCATGCACCTGGTCCGCAACGCGCTGGACCACGGCCTGGAGACGCGCGTGGACCGCGTCGCCTCCGGCAAGCACCCCCGAGGCTGCCTCACCCTGCGCGCCGCCCGCGAGGGCAGCCGCATCGTCCTGCGCGTGGAGGACGACGGCGCGGGCATGGACCCGGCGCTCCTGCGGCGCGTGGCCGTGCGCCGGGGCATGCTGGACGAACCCGCCGCCAACGCCCTGTCCGACGCCGCCGCGCGCGACCTCGTCTTCCTGCCCGGCTTCACCTCGCGCGAGGTGGTCACCGACCTGTCAGGTCGGGGCGTGGGACTGGACGTCGTGCGCACGTCCCTCCAGGCCCTGGGCGGCGACGTGGGCGTGGAGTCCGCGCCCGGCTGGGGCACCATCTTCACCCTGCGCGTCCCGGTGTCCCTCACCGTGGCGCCCCTGCTCTTCGTCCAGGTCTTCGACGAGACGCTCGCCCTCAGCGCCGTGCACGTCTCCCGCGCCCTCAAGGTGGACGCCTCCGAGGTGGGAGAGGTCGCCGGCCGTCCCACCCTCCGCATGGAGGGCCGCGTCCTTCCCTTCGCCTCGCTGGCGTCCCTGCTGGGGCACGCCACCGAGCGCCCCGCCCGCGAGGGGGAGCTGGTGCTGGTGGTGAAGGGCCAGGGCATGGAGGCCGCACTGGCGGTGGACCGGGTGCTGGAGGAGCGCGTCCAGGCCATCCTCCCGCTGAAGGGCATCCTCGCGCGCTTCACGCACCTCACCGGCGCCACGTCGCTCGCGGACGGCCGGCTGGCCATGGTGCTGTCCGCGGCCGCGCTGGCGGCGGGGGTGCACGGCATCACGCCCCTGAAGCTCGCCCGGCCGCCGGTGCGCAGGCCCGCGCCGCGCCGGCGCCGCATCCTCGTGGTGGATGACTCGCCGCTCACCCGCGAGCTGGTGGCCAACCTGCTGGAGGCGGTGGGGTACGACACCCTCCGGGCGGCGGACGGCCCCTCGGCGCTGGACCTGCTGGACCAGGCGGGCCCGCACGTGGAGCTGGTCGTCACCGACCTGGAGATGCCGGAGATGGACGGCGTGGAGCTCACCCGGCGCCTGAAGGCCGACCCGGCCCGGGGCCGCCTGCCCGTCGTCATCCTCACCACCCGGGGAGGGGAGGCGGACCGGGCGCGTGGGCTGGCGGCCGGGGCGGACGGCTACATCACCAAGGGCGACCTCGTCCGGCAGGACCTGGTGGACGTCGTGGGTCGGCTGCTGGCCTGAAAGTCCCCAAACGCTCGTGGACGCCCGGAGACGCCCGGTCCCCCCTCGCATTGCTATACTCCCGCGGCGCGTACGGGGTATTGAACGGTCATGGGCAAGAAAGTGTCGGTGCTGGTGGTCGATGACTCGGTCATCTGCCGCCAGCTCATCAGCGCGGCGTTGAGCGACGACCCGGACATCCAGGTCGTCGGCACCGCCGCGAACGGCCAGGAGGCCGTTGCCCTCACGAAGGAGCTGCGCCCCCACGTCATCACCATGGACGTGGACATGCCCGTCATGGACGGGCTCACGGCCGTGGAGCACATCATGGCCGAGGTCCCCACCCCCATCCTGGTGCTGACGGGGGATCCGCGCTCGCAGGCCCCCGCGCTCACGTACCGCGCGCTGGAGCTGGGCGCGCTGGCGCTGCAGATCAAGCCCTCCATCGACGCGGGGCCGGACGCGTGGAACCTCACCAAGGAGGTGAAGCTCATCTCCTCCGTGCGCGTCATCCGCCACGTGCGCGGCCAGAAGCGCGGCGCGCCCGGGATGCCGCACGCGCCCGTCCCGGTGCTGCCCGCCGCCTCCATGGGCATCGTCGCGGTGGCCGCCAGCACGGGCGGTCCGCAGGTGCTCTACCGGATGCTGTCGGAGCTGCCGGCGGACTTCCCGGCGCCCATCGTCATCGTCCAGCACATCAACGCCGCCTTCTCGGAGTCGCTGGCCAGCTGGCTGGCCAACGCGAGCAAGCTGAAGGTGCGGCTGGCCGGGGACGGTGACACGCTGGCGCCGGGGCTGGTGCTGGTGGCGCCGCCGGATCAGCACATGGTGGTGCCCGTGCGCGGGCGCGTGGCGCTCAAGGCCGGCGTGGAGCGCGACGGGCACATGCCCAGCGGCACCGTGCTGCTGGAGAGCGTGGCGAAGGCCTACGGCCGGCGCGCGGTGGGCGTGGTGCTCACCGGCATGGGCGCGGATGGGGCGGACGGGCTTTTGGCCATCAAGCAGGGCGGTGGGCTGGCGCTGGCGCAGAACGAGGAGTCCTGCGTGGTGTTCGGCATGCCGGGCGCGGCGGTGGAGCGCAAGGCGGTGGACCACCTCATCCACGGCGATGACGTCGCGGCCACCCTGGCGCGGCTGGCGCGCGGAGAGTCGCTGGCCGTCAGCCGCTGATAGCGCGCGATGACGTCCTCCTCCGAGCGCTGGGCTCCCGTCCACGCCTGGCTTCAGGCGCACACGGGCATGGCGCTGAGCGGGGCCCAGCGGCGGCGGCTGGACGCGCGGCTGGAGGCGCTGGGACACGGTGGAAGCCCGGCGCGGCTGGTGGCGCACCTGCGCTCCCCGTCGGGCGCGGCGGACCTGGTCCGGCTGGTGGACGCGGTGGCGGTGCACACGTCGGAGGTGTTCCGGGATGACGTGCAGCTCGCCGCCTTCCGCGCGCACGTGCTGTCGCCCCGCGTGCAGCGCTCGAGGACGCCGCTGCGCGTGTGGAGCGCGGGCTGCGCGGCGGGGGAGGAGGTCGCCACGCTGCTCCTCCTGATGGCGCAGGAGGGCGCGGACCCGGCCAGCCGCGTGCTGGGCACGGACATCTCCGAACAGGTGCTCACCCGGGCGCGCGAGCTGAGCTTCCCGGCGGAGGCGCTCCGGCGCGTCCCGGAGGGGCCGCGCGCGCGCTACTTCGAGCCCCGGGGCCGGCGCCACGCGCTGGTGGAATCGCTGCGCACGCAGGCGGAGTTCCGGCGCCACAACCTGATGGAGGCCCCGTACCCGGAGGCCCCCGGGGGCGGCGGGTTCGACGTCATCTTCTGCCGCAACGTCCTCATCTACTTCACCCCGGATGCCTTCCAGCGCACCGTGCGGAGCCTGAGCGAAAGGCTCGCGCCCGGGGGCGTGCTGGTGCTGTCCGCCGCGGAGCCCCTGCTCCAGGTCCCGCCACAGCTGCGGCTCCTGCCCAGCGAGCACGCCTTCTTCTACGTGCGCGAGGACGCCCCGGCCGTGGAGGCGCCCCGGGCGAAGCGGGACGCTGGCCCGAGCGCCGCCGGACCCGCCGCGCCCAGGCCGGACGCGCCCGTGCCCCCGGACGAGGCCGCGAGGGCGGAGGCGGACTGGCTGTTCTCGTGCGTGCTCGACGGGGCCTCCACGGGCGTCCCGGATGAGCGCTCCGAGCGCGACCTGCGCCGGTGCCTGGACCTGGATCCGGACCACGTCGCCGCGCGCTACCTGCTGGGGCTGCTGCTGGAGCAGTGCGGCCAGCCCGGCGCGGCCCTGGAGGCGTACCGCCGGGCCCTGCGGGCGGTGGAGTCCGGGCGTGCGCGGCCCGTGCCCTTCTTCCTCAACCTGCCCCGGCTCCGGGTGGCCTGCGCCCGGGCGGTGGAGCGGCTGGAGGCCGAGGGGCCGCGCTGAGGGGGGCAGGGGGTGGCTCGCCCGCCTGTCCTGCCGTCCGGATGGGCGAAACAGGAGCGGCGCGCGGGGCGCTTTGGACCTAGGATGCCCGGCCCATGCGCAGGCTCGTGCTCTTCGCCCTGTTGACCGCCGCCGTTCCCGGCTGTTTCTACCCCGCTGACCGCGGCCGTGCCCTTGAAGCCAAGGTGGACCGGCTGGGCGCGGACAACGCGAAAATGGCCACGGAGCTGAAGGAGGCGCGCGACCAGCTCGCCGCCACCCAGCCGAAGATCGACGAGAAGATCGCCCAGGTGACCCAGGCCCTGCAGAGCCTGGACACCGCCGCGCGCCGCAAGGACGCGGACATCGGCGTGCAGTTCCAGAAGACGGTGGAGGACCTGGCGCAGCTGCGCGGCCAGGTGGAGACGTACCTCTACAAGATCGCCGAACTGGAGTCCGCGCTCGGCAAGAGCACGGAGGAGACCAACCAGCGGCTGCTGGCGCTCCAGGGCACGGAGGCGGTGAAGGAGGCCGAGGCCAAGAAGAAGGCCGAGGAGCTCCAGCGCCCCACGGACAAGAAGGAGTTCCTCGCGCTCGCGCAGGAGAAGGCGAAGGCCGGCGACGCGCTGGTCGCGCGCCAGCTCTACAACGAGTTCGTGAAGAAGTGGCCCAAGGACGCGCTCGTCGGCGAGGCGCACTTCGGCCTGGGCGAGACGTACTTCACCGAGTCCAAGTGCCGCGAGGCCCTCTTCGAGTACGGCAAGGTGGTGCAGGACTTCGCGAAGACGGCGTCCGCGCCGGACGCGTACCTGCGCTCCTCCGACTGCTTCCAGAAGCTGAAGATGAAGGAGGAGTCGAAGCTGGCGCTGGAGGAGCTGGTGAAGAGCTACCCCAAGTCGGACGCGGCCAAGACGGCGAAGACGAAGCTGGCGGACCTGGACAAGAAGGCCGCGCCCGCTCCGAAGAAGGGGAAGAAGTGAGCCCCCGCGCCCCCCGGCTCGCCGCCCTGGCGTTGCTGTTGCTGCTGCCCTTCGTGGCGGGGGCCGCGCCGAAGAAGCTCGTGCTGCTCTTCACGGGAGACAACGGGGGCGAAGTCGCCCCCTGTGGTTGACGCCACAACCCGTCTGGCGGTCTGGCCAGACGAAAGACGGTCCTGACGCAGGAGCGCGCGAAGGGCGTGCCGGTGCTCGCACTGGACGCGGGCAACGCGCTCTTCAAGACCCTGGCGGACGGCCAGGATGCGACGGCGAAGCCTCGCGCGGAGCTGCTCCTGGAGCAGCTGGACGCGCAGGGCTACGCGGCCATGGCCGTGGGCCAGCGCGACCTCGTGCTGGGCGTGGACTTCCTGAAGAAGAAGACGAAGGGCGCGAAGCTGAAGCTCGTGTCCGCGAACCTCGTGGACGCGAAGGGGCAGCCGCTCTTTCCCGCCTCGGTGGTGACGACCGTGGGCGGGCTGAAGGTGGGCGTCATCGGCGTGTCGCCCGCGTCCGAGGACCCCAAGGCTCCGGCCGGGAGCGCGGACGGTACGGCCTTCCTGCCCGAGGGCGTCCGGGGGCTGCCGGTGGGACCCGCGGTGGCCGCGGAGGTGAAGCGCCTGCGCCAGAAGGAGCAGGTGGGGCTGGTGGTGCTGCTCGCGGCGGTGCCCTACGTGGAGGCCGTGAAGCTGGCCCAGGGCGCCGAGGGCGTGGACTTCGTGGTGCAGTCGCACGACGGCCGGGGCGTGGGCATGGCGCAGCGCCAGGGCGTGTCCACGTTGATTCCGCCCGGAGAGCGGGGCCGCCAGGTCGCGAAGCTGGAGGTGTCCGTGGAAGGGACGGCCCCCTTCACCGACCTGTCCGAGGCGAACCGTGCCCGGGAGAACCAGCGCATGGTGGAGGCGAACATCGCGCGGGTGCGCGAGCGCCTGAAGGCGGAGCAGAACGAGGACACGCGCCGCTCGCTCCAGGAGACGCTGACCTCCTTCGAGTCCCGGCGCGACGCGCTGGCCCGCACGGCGGCGGCCCAGGGCCCGGCGACGGGGCGCACCTATCTGCTGACGTACCTGCAGCTGGGCGCGGACGTGGCGTCGGATGCCGCCGTCCAGAAGCAGGTGGAGCGCGTCGAGCCACCCGGCTCCGCGGGTCACTGAGCCTGCTTGCGTGGAACCCACCCCGTCCATCCTGGGACGGGGCTGAAACACCTGTTTCATTCGCCCTGTCGCGGGATGTGTCGTGCCTGTTCCAGCCCCGCTGGAGAGCAGGCAGGCCGCGCGGCATGGAACGCATGGCAGGCCGCTGTTCGACCGAATAATGTGAACAGCAGGTTTTATGGCCTCCCCCACGCTGCTCGCGCGACGAGCGGCAGGCCGCGCGTGATCGACATTTGGCGACATTGACCCGAAGGCCCTGCGTCCGGAGTTCCGGGCGTCCTTCAGGGCCGTGTCGCGTCCAGAGTGCGGAGTCAATTCGATGAGCAGCAGCGGTGATCTGTCGAAGCGAATCGCGAACCTGTCTCCGGAAAAGCGCGCGGAGCTGCTGAAGAAGATGGCCGCGCAGAAGCAGGTCGCGGGCGCGGCGAACCGGGCCTCCTTCCCGCTGAGGGATCGCTCGCGGCCGGCGGAGCTGTCCTTCGCGCAGCAGCGGCTGTGGTTCATGGATCAGCTGGCGCCGGGCAGCCCGCTCTACAACGTGCCCGTGGCGGTGCGGCTGGAGGGCGCGCTGGACGTGGCGGTGCTGGAGCGGTCGCTGCGGGAGGTGGTGCGGCGGCACGAAGCGCTGCGCACGACCTTCCAGGGCGGGGAGCGCGGGCCGGTGCAGCACTTCGCGGACGCGCCCGTGCTGAAGCTGGAGCGGACGGACGTGAGCGCGCTCGCGCCGGAAGCCCGGGACGCGGAGGCCTGGCGCCGGGTGAGGGAAGGGGCGCTGCGTCCCTTCGACCTCGCCACGGGCCCGCTGATGCGCGCGGTGCTGGTGAAGCTGGCGGACGCGGATCACCTGCTCCTGGTGGCGATGCACCACATCGTCTCCGACGGCTGGTCGCTGGGCGTGCTCGTGCGCGAGGTGGCGGTGCTCTACGCCACGTTCCTGCAGGGCCAGCCGTCGCCGCTGCCGGAGCTGGCGGTGCAGTACGCGGACTACGCGGCCTGGCAGCGGGAGACTTTGCAGGGCGCGACGCTGGAGAAGCAGCTGGCGTACTGGCGCGGTCAGCTCTCCGGGGCTCCGCCCGCGCTGGAGCTGACGACGGACAAGCCCCGACCCGCGGCGCGCGGCTTCCGGGGCGCGCGCACGCCCATCCAGTGGTCGCGCGAGCTGACGGACGCGCTTAGGGCGCTGGCGCAGCAGGAGGGCGCGACGCTGTTCATGGTGTTGCTGGCCGGGTGGCAGTCGCTGCTGTCGCGCTACTCCGGGCAGGACGACGTGAGCGTGGGCTCTCCCATGGCGGGCCGGACGCGCTCGGAGCTCGAAGGCCTCATCGGCATGTTCGTCAACACGCTGGTGCTGCGCGCGCGCTTCACGCCGGAGCTGTCCTTCCGGGGGCTGCTGCGCCAGGTGCGCGAGACGATGGTGGGCGCGACGGACCACCAGGACCTGCCCTTCGAGCGGCTGGTGGAGGCGCTCCAGCCGGACCGCGACTCGGGGCGCACGCCGTTCTTCCAGGTGATGTTCGCGCTGCAGAACGCGCCGCGCGGCCCGGTCGCCGTGCAGGGCCTGAAGCTGAACGCGATGGAGGTGGACACGCGGACGGCCAAGTTCGACCTGCTCCTCCAGCTCACGGAGGCGGACGGGAGCCTGAGCGGCTACGTGGAGTACGACACCGACCTCTTCCACGCCGCCACCGTCGCGCGGATGGTGGAGCACCTGCGCGGCCTGCTGGAGGCCGCCGTGGCCCACCCCGGCAGGCCCGTGGCCCGGCTACCCATGCTGGGCTCCGCCGAGCAGCGCCTGCTGGCCGAGGACTGGAACCGGACGCAGGCGGCGTATCCGCGGGAGCGGCCGGTGCACGCGCTCTTCGCGGAGCAGGCGCGGAAGACGCCGGACCGGGCGGCGGTGGTGCAGGGCGCGGATGGCCGGACGCTGACGTACGGCGAGCTGGACGCGAAGGCGAACCGGTTGGCGCACCACCTGCGAGAGCTGGGCGTGAAGCGCGGCACGCGGGTGGGCGTGTACGTGGAGCGCTCGCTGGAGATGGTGGTGGGGCTGCTCGCCATCCTGAAGGCCGGAGGCGCGTACGTGCCGGTGGACCGCAACTACCCGGCGGAGCGCATCGCGCTCTTGCTGGAGGATGCGGGCGTCGGGGTGACGCTGACGCAGCAGGCGCTGGTGGAGAAGCTGCCGGCCGGCGCGGGGGCACCGCTCTGCGTAGACACGGTGTGGAGCGAAGTCACCCGCCATCCGGAGACGGCGCCGGACGTGGAGGTCGGAGGCCTGGACCTCGCGTACATCATCTTCACGTCGGGCAGCACGGGCCGCCCGAAGGGCGTCTGCGTTCCGCACCAGGGCATCACCCGGCTGGTGGTGGGCAACGACTTCATGCGCTTCGGGCCGGACGCGGTCTGGTCGCAGACAGGTCCGGTGGCCTTCGACGCCTCGACACTGGAGCTGTGGGGCGCGCTGCTGCACGGGGCGAGGCTGGTGCTGGCCCCGCCGCACGCGCTGACGCTGGAGGAGCTGGGCGGCCTCGTGAAGAAGGAGCGCGTCAGCACGCTGTGGCTGACGACGGCGCTGTACGAGCAGATGGCGCTGCACCAGGCCGATGCGCTCGCGGGCGTGACGCAGGTGCTGACGGGCGGCGACGTGATGCCGGCGCAGCGAGCCCGTGAGCACCTGAAGCGGCTGCCGGAAGGCGCGGTGCTGGTGAACGCGTACGGCCCCACGGAGAACACCACCTTCTCCACCACGTACCCGATGACGGGGCGGACGGCGCTCGACGCCGCGGTGCCCATCGGCAAGCCGATCGGGAACTCGACGGCGTACGTGCTGGACACGCACGGCGCCGCCGCGGGCGTGGGCGTCCCCGGTGAGCTGTACGTG comes from the Corallococcus caeni genome and includes:
- a CDS encoding hybrid sensor histidine kinase/response regulator, encoding MNPSERLLKQFRDLVTVRLERINRSLMELESGGNLEAGQRVLRELHGLKGEARMMGFSEINTLAHEMEELVRCAEPQRYRLSSESTDALLATADTVLALSGALQAGEPLLAVETLVATLQQQVVVESARSPGTSRPDDGARAAKGEGTQGASHLIVTDRREPSGAVVVPAHWGVPATRTEAPAGGASPAATASQFLATALRAEPSGTSAGGHGEGAAAGAALGSSPHATGAASGSLGAHPGGSATGASGGSLLVAPAPGSAGSHPGSAAGSPGGSHLVSPATGTSPNTHPTASPSPSPGTRLADTARSRPPASATPKAGPGTVRTGDVRMDTAVRIGVASLDMLTSAVTNLGQVARRRELATARRLELVRELSELARAAEDLGPAGVALAERLGRAKEVAATLHREAKLLANAELRDLSQVSEEIQGLRMLPLSVLFEPYPRMVRDLARELGKEVELVVDGEDTRADRSVVEALREPLMHLVRNALDHGLETRVDRVASGKHPRGCLTLRAAREGSRIVLRVEDDGAGMDPALLRRVAVRRGMLDEPAANALSDAAARDLVFLPGFTSREVVTDLSGRGVGLDVVRTSLQALGGDVGVESAPGWGTIFTLRVPVSLTVAPLLFVQVFDETLALSAVHVSRALKVDASEVGEVAGRPTLRMEGRVLPFASLASLLGHATERPAREGELVLVVKGQGMEAALAVDRVLEERVQAILPLKGILARFTHLTGATSLADGRLAMVLSAAALAAGVHGITPLKLARPPVRRPAPRRRRILVVDDSPLTRELVANLLEAVGYDTLRAADGPSALDLLDQAGPHVELVVTDLEMPEMDGVELTRRLKADPARGRLPVVILTTRGGEADRARGLAAGADGYITKGDLVRQDLVDVVGRLLA
- the cheB gene encoding chemotaxis-specific protein-glutamate methyltransferase CheB translates to MGKKVSVLVVDDSVICRQLISAALSDDPDIQVVGTAANGQEAVALTKELRPHVITMDVDMPVMDGLTAVEHIMAEVPTPILVLTGDPRSQAPALTYRALELGALALQIKPSIDAGPDAWNLTKEVKLISSVRVIRHVRGQKRGAPGMPHAPVPVLPAASMGIVAVAASTGGPQVLYRMLSELPADFPAPIVIVQHINAAFSESLASWLANASKLKVRLAGDGDTLAPGLVLVAPPDQHMVVPVRGRVALKAGVERDGHMPSGTVLLESVAKAYGRRAVGVVLTGMGADGADGLLAIKQGGGLALAQNEESCVVFGMPGAAVERKAVDHLIHGDDVAATLARLARGESLAVSR
- a CDS encoding CheR family methyltransferase, producing MTSSSERWAPVHAWLQAHTGMALSGAQRRRLDARLEALGHGGSPARLVAHLRSPSGAADLVRLVDAVAVHTSEVFRDDVQLAAFRAHVLSPRVQRSRTPLRVWSAGCAAGEEVATLLLLMAQEGADPASRVLGTDISEQVLTRARELSFPAEALRRVPEGPRARYFEPRGRRHALVESLRTQAEFRRHNLMEAPYPEAPGGGGFDVIFCRNVLIYFTPDAFQRTVRSLSERLAPGGVLVLSAAEPLLQVPPQLRLLPSEHAFFYVREDAPAVEAPRAKRDAGPSAAGPAAPRPDAPVPPDEAARAEADWLFSCVLDGASTGVPDERSERDLRRCLDLDPDHVAARYLLGLLLEQCGQPGAALEAYRRALRAVESGRARPVPFFLNLPRLRVACARAVERLEAEGPR
- a CDS encoding tetratricopeptide repeat protein, translating into MRRLVLFALLTAAVPGCFYPADRGRALEAKVDRLGADNAKMATELKEARDQLAATQPKIDEKIAQVTQALQSLDTAARRKDADIGVQFQKTVEDLAQLRGQVETYLYKIAELESALGKSTEETNQRLLALQGTEAVKEAEAKKKAEELQRPTDKKEFLALAQEKAKAGDALVARQLYNEFVKKWPKDALVGEAHFGLGETYFTESKCREALFEYGKVVQDFAKTASAPDAYLRSSDCFQKLKMKEESKLALEELVKSYPKSDAAKTAKTKLADLDKKAAPAPKKGKK
- a CDS encoding 5'-nucleotidase; translation: MPVLALDAGNALFKTLADGQDATAKPRAELLLEQLDAQGYAAMAVGQRDLVLGVDFLKKKTKGAKLKLVSANLVDAKGQPLFPASVVTTVGGLKVGVIGVSPASEDPKAPAGSADGTAFLPEGVRGLPVGPAVAAEVKRLRQKEQVGLVVLLAAVPYVEAVKLAQGAEGVDFVVQSHDGRGVGMAQRQGVSTLIPPGERGRQVAKLEVSVEGTAPFTDLSEANRARENQRMVEANIARVRERLKAEQNEDTRRSLQETLTSFESRRDALARTAAAQGPATGRTYLLTYLQLGADVASDAAVQKQVERVEPPGSAGH